A single genomic interval of Lathyrus oleraceus cultivar Zhongwan6 chromosome 7, CAAS_Psat_ZW6_1.0, whole genome shotgun sequence harbors:
- the LOC127106370 gene encoding endonuclease III homolog 1, chloroplastic isoform X2: MLVLPSPPFVLGSWRIKAAIMSETRRFRHKSPLSKTNNASASVKPSDSDSTATYSASLSQQLHVYVRKNKRAKGITTIAKLQDNHNKVGLPEIEDFAYRGANELTHRKMSLDVTPIKSEVASSTTRNGGSPACWEETLEGIRKMRCSADAPVDTMGCEKAGSTLPPKERRFAVLVSSLLSSQTKDHINHGAIQRLLQNDLLTPDAINNADEETIKKLIYPVGFYTRKATNLKKIANICLMKYGGDIPSTIEQLLVLPGIGPKMAHLWHNRL, translated from the exons ATGTTAGTCCTTCCCTCTCCTCCATTTGTTTTGGGAAGTTGGAGAATCAAAGCTGCGATCATGTCCGAGACAAGACGTTTCCGTCACAAATCTCCTCTCTCCAAAACGAACAACGCTTCCGCTTCCGTCAAACCCTCCGACTCCGATTCCACCGCCACGTACAGCGCTTCACTCTCCCAACAACTTCACGTCTATGTCAGAAAAAACAAGAGAGCCAAAGGAATCACCACTATAGCAAAGCTTCAAGACAATCACAAT AAGGTAGGTTTGCCTGAAATTGAAGATTTTGCATACAGAGGAGCAAATGAATTGACTCATCGCA AAATGAGCTTAGATGTGACTCCAATTAAAAGTGAAGTTGCTTCTTCTACAACACGTAACG GTGGATCACCTGCTTGCTGGGAAGAGACGCTTGAAGGTATTCGCAAAATGAGATGTTCTGCCGATGCACCAGTAGACACTATGGGATGCGAGAAAGCTGGTTCTACACTACCCCCTAAG GAAAGAAGATTTGCTGTCCTGGTATCTTCCCTTTTATCAAGTCAAACCAAGGATCATATTAATCACG GAGCAATCCAACGTCTTCTTCAAAATGATCTGCTTACTCCTGATGCAATCAACAATGCTGACGAAGAAacaataaaaaaattgatttacCCG GTTGGATTTTATACAAGAAAAGCCACGAACTTGAAAAAAATCGCAAATATTTGTCTTATGAAGTATGGTGGCGACATACCTAGCACAATTGAGCAACTGCTCGTACTTCCGGGCATAGGTCCTAAGATGGCTCATTTG TGGCATAATAGGTTATGA
- the LOC127106370 gene encoding endonuclease III homolog 1, chloroplastic isoform X1, whose product MLVLPSPPFVLGSWRIKAAIMSETRRFRHKSPLSKTNNASASVKPSDSDSTATYSASLSQQLHVYVRKNKRAKGITTIAKLQDNHNKVGLPEIEDFAYRGANELTHRKMSLDVTPIKSEVASSTTRNGGSPACWEETLEGIRKMRCSADAPVDTMGCEKAGSTLPPKERRFAVLVSSLLSSQTKDHINHGAIQRLLQNDLLTPDAINNADEETIKKLIYPVGFYTRKATNLKKIANICLMKYGGDIPSTIEQLLVLPGIGPKMAHLVMNVAWNNVQGICVDTHVHRICNRLGWVSRLGTKQKTSTPEETRVSLQLWLPREEWDPINPLLVGFGQTICTPLRPRCGECGISHLCPSAFKEASGSSPVSKSTKSRRNKKL is encoded by the exons ATGTTAGTCCTTCCCTCTCCTCCATTTGTTTTGGGAAGTTGGAGAATCAAAGCTGCGATCATGTCCGAGACAAGACGTTTCCGTCACAAATCTCCTCTCTCCAAAACGAACAACGCTTCCGCTTCCGTCAAACCCTCCGACTCCGATTCCACCGCCACGTACAGCGCTTCACTCTCCCAACAACTTCACGTCTATGTCAGAAAAAACAAGAGAGCCAAAGGAATCACCACTATAGCAAAGCTTCAAGACAATCACAAT AAGGTAGGTTTGCCTGAAATTGAAGATTTTGCATACAGAGGAGCAAATGAATTGACTCATCGCA AAATGAGCTTAGATGTGACTCCAATTAAAAGTGAAGTTGCTTCTTCTACAACACGTAACG GTGGATCACCTGCTTGCTGGGAAGAGACGCTTGAAGGTATTCGCAAAATGAGATGTTCTGCCGATGCACCAGTAGACACTATGGGATGCGAGAAAGCTGGTTCTACACTACCCCCTAAG GAAAGAAGATTTGCTGTCCTGGTATCTTCCCTTTTATCAAGTCAAACCAAGGATCATATTAATCACG GAGCAATCCAACGTCTTCTTCAAAATGATCTGCTTACTCCTGATGCAATCAACAATGCTGACGAAGAAacaataaaaaaattgatttacCCG GTTGGATTTTATACAAGAAAAGCCACGAACTTGAAAAAAATCGCAAATATTTGTCTTATGAAGTATGGTGGCGACATACCTAGCACAATTGAGCAACTGCTCGTACTTCCGGGCATAGGTCCTAAGATGGCTCATTTG GTTATGAATGTTGCCTGGAACAATGTCCAAGGGATCTGTGTAGATACTCATGTTCATCGCATTTGCAATCGGCTAGGCTGGGTGTCAAGATTGGGCACGAAACAG AAAACTTCGACACCTGAAGAGACTAGAGTGTCACTGCAACTGTGGCTTCCAAGGGAAGAATGGGATCCAATAAATCCTCTATTG GTAGGATTTGGACAAACAATTTGTACACCTTTAAGACCTCGATGTGGAGAATGTGGTATCAGTCACTTGTGTCCATCAGCGTTCAAGGAGGCCTCAGGTTCAAGCCCGGTATCAAAGTCCACAAAGTCCCGAAGGAACAAGAAGCTTTAA